One genomic window of Trichomycterus rosablanca isolate fTriRos1 chromosome 1, fTriRos1.hap1, whole genome shotgun sequence includes the following:
- the LOC134322844 gene encoding uncharacterized protein LOC134322844, giving the protein TALVAVTEKLHAAKAAKLSSVLILLDLSAAFDTVNHSILLTTLSNLGVTGSAWQWMASYLEGRSYQVSSRISACLQDISQWMSAHHLKLNPSKTEMLLIPGDQSPTQDLVISLDDSQIRPSDKVRSLGVVLDNQLTFSPHIANMTRSCRFLLYNIRKIRPFLSREATQILVQSLVISRLDYCNSLLAGAPMSTIKPLQLIQNAAAHLVFNQPKHCHITPLLRSLHWLPVAARIQFKTLTLAYKAKNGPAPSYLRGLIKPRSVPRNLRASSLARLDPPPRTRGRQASRLFSVLAPKWWNELPLSVRTSGSLAVFKKRLKTHLFTNHLG; this is encoded by the exons acagctcttgtagctgttactgagaagcttcatgcagccaaagcagccaaactgtcatctgtccttattcttcttgacctctctgcagccttcgacacagtgaatcacagcattctcctgaccactctctccaaccttggagtaacaggttcagcatggcaatggatggcctcctacctggaagggcgctcctaccaagtgtcat ctcgcatctcagcatgtctgcaagatatctcacaatggatgtcggctcatcatctaaaacttaatcccagcaagacagagatgttgctcattcctggagatcagtctccaacccaggacctagtcatttctctggatgactcccagatcagaccatctgataaggtaagaagtcttggtgttgtccttgataaccagctgacattctctcctcatatagccaacatgacaagatcgtgccggttcctcctgtacaacatcaggaagattcgtccatttctctccagggaagctacccagattctggtgcaatcacttgtaatctcacggttggactactgcaactccctcctggcaggagctcccatgtccacgattaaacccttacagctcattcaaaatgcagctgcacatctggtttttaaccagcccaaacactgccacatcaccccactgctacgttctcttcactggcttcctgtagctgcacgcattcagtttaaaacactgacgctcgcctacaaagccaaaaatggaccagccccaagctaccttcgtggcctaatcaaaccccgctctgtaccacgcaacctccgagcctctagtctcgctcgacttgatcctccacccaggactcgaggaagacaagcatcaaggctgttctctgttctagcgccgaagtggtggaatgaacttcctctgtctgtccgaacatctgggtctcttgctgtctttaaaaaacgattaaaaactcacctttttactaatcacttaggctga
- the akap14 gene encoding A-kinase anchor protein 14: MAEMETTPKHCLDLNAPGFIGSELDDGQLSQNSEYKQPNFKISNIDWIACKDFTADEGKRQIEEYISTWGMDPDWMFSVKFLQESELEFELQYHYRTCWSIPTPRCPIPKHTASVYFIIRVSKVKPSSVPVLVQFQVESNRSVHVPGKTRFREKWLRDVIDNKTLLMDSVTF; this comes from the coding sequence ATGGCCGAAATGGAGACAACACCAAAACATTGCTTGGATCTGAACGCCCCCGGCTTTATTGGCAGTGAATTAGACGATGGACAACTCTCTCAGAACTCTGAGTACAAACAGCCGAACTTTAAGATCAGCAACATTGACTggattgcttgtaaagactttACAGCTGATGAGGGTAAAAGACAGATCGAGGAGTACATAAGCACTTGGGGGATGGACCCGGACTGGATGTTCAGTGTGAAGTTCCTACAGGAGAGTGAACTCGAGTTTGAGCTGcagtaccactacagaacaTGCTGGAGCATTCCGACCCCCCGCTGCCCTATTCCTAAACACACCGCTTCTGTTTACTTCATCATCCGCGTCTCCAAAGTCAAACCTTCCAGCGTTCCTGTTCTGGTCCAGTTTCAGGTGGAATCCAACAGATCAGTCCACGTTCCGGGGAAAACGAGATTCCGTGAAAAGTGGCTGAGAGATGTAATTGACAATAAAACCTTGCTAATGGACTCAGtcacattttaa